The Triticum urartu cultivar G1812 chromosome 5, Tu2.1, whole genome shotgun sequence genome contains the following window.
TGGCACTAGATCCAGTGCGAGGTGTGCCGCCCTGCCTCACCGGAGGCGGTGCGGTCAGTCTGGCGTCCCAACGCGCTGGTGGATGCGCAACCGCTGCGTTGGCGCATCGAGGCGGAGGTGAACGCATGGATGTCGTCCAATAAGTATGGCTTGGCGTGCCCGTCGTGCGAGGCAGTGGGTGCGTGAGGCAACAGCGGCCCTCGCGGCGGACGTTGTCGAGGTGGAGTTGCACTTTTCGGCGCCGCGTATGATGGTCGGCCACCTCAAGCGCCGCAACCACCACGGACATGGACTTGACGGAGCCGGACGAGCCCTTGCAGTGGATGTTGCCGATGCGGGCGTTGAAAATGAGGTTCGCTGTGAAATTGTTTTTTTGTGATGTCTCAACGCGTCCGCGAGCATTTGATGCCCGAAGTTCGGTACTTCTGGTTGTAGAGTGTCAGCGACGGTCGGCGTGGAACGGCCTTATGGATAAACCTGCTTAACTCTTGGTGGTCCTTTTGCGCCAGGAGACCAGAGCACACACTGCGATGGCGTGTCTAGGCCGCGGCGGTGACGGTGACGCTGCCGGCAGAAATCGTCGTAGACAACATATGCCGGCAGGTAAGAGCATCTCCAGTCGCGCCTTCAACATGTCCTCCTTAAGTGTTTTTGCCGTGTTGGCACctaaaaaacggcccagtcgcgtcCCCAGAAACCCGTTTTTCGCCGGTTCGGGTCGAAACTggtgccggcggacccaggccgaacccggcttCCTGGGGGGAGCCTGGGGCGCCGGCACAAACGAAAAGAGCGCGTGGATCCGCTCTGTCGGCGAGGCGAGCGCCTCTTCCCGCCGTTTCTTCCTGCTTTTTCCTCACTTCCCTCCCGCACACTTCCTTTCTCCCGCCAATCTCCCTCCCGCTCGCCTCCCTCCCAGCCGGCTGCCATGCCACCGAAGAAGcacgtcccccccccccccccccccgcacgcGGCGGCAACCGCGACCGCCTCCGTCGcccagccgaagcagaggaagccgagggcgTCGTCGATCAAGCCATCGGGCATGTCAAACGCCGAGTGGAGGGCGAAAATTCAGCGGCGGGAGGCTGTCATCACCGACCCGTGGAACAGGGCCATCGCCAAGAAGGCCCGCGACAACGCGGCGCGTGCGGTTGCGGCTGCCTCGGCGGACCAAGCGAGGCCGAGGCGACTCGCGcggggatgatgaatccacccggaAGCCACGCCCAGTACGCGCCCTGGGGCTAGCAAGGCTTCGGCTCTCCGCAGCCATGGGGATCGCCCTCCCCGGGCTACGCCGACGGGGACGCGCACGGTGGGTTCAACCCAAACGTCACCTTCCCCATGGATACCCGGCCCAGCACACGCCCTCTCCCGCCTTCGCCGGCGTGCAGTACCCTCCATACAACTACTCGCCGCCCGCCTACGCTTCCTCCCCGACGCCCCCGCTACGTCGTGGCCCGCTGCCCTTCTCGCACCTCGGCGACACCGACGAGACCGAGgccgacatggacgacatcatcgcgGCAGGTTTGGCCGCGGCCGCCGCGTCTCCTGGGTTCGTCACCCAGGACGAGGTGGTGGATCTCAGCGGTGGCATGGACAGCGAGCTCGGCTACGTCTACGGCGAGGacgagcaggaggaggaggagccgacgCCTGCGACGGCGAAGGGGCgcaagaagaagaagcgggcggccaGGACAGGCGAGCCGCGCATCAAGTGGGCGTCTAAGGAGGAGGAATGCCTCGCCGAAGCAGGAAAGTCGTCTGCCTCGACCCGACGACCGGCACGAACCAGAGCATCGACACGTACTGGGACCGCATCAAGGCCGAGTTCGACGAGCGCAAACTCGTCGACCCCTACTTCAAAGGCGTCTACATGCAGCGCGGCTCCAAGGCGATGGCGAACCATTGGGGCCGTATCCAGGGggcgtgcaacaaatggcatggGGTCGTCGAAGAGGCCGCGGCTCGCCCGGAGAGCGGCGCCAGCGTCGAGGATCAGGTATGCCACGTCGGTCTCCCGCCTCTCTTCGCCATGTACGCGCGCCAACTGTTTGTTCCTTCGCGCAGTTGCTGCGCATGTTCATCCTGTACCAGCAGAGCAACAGCGACGCCGAATTCAAGTACCTCCACGTCTACAAGCGCATTGACaagtgcgagaagtgggcggAAGTCCGGCGCACCCTCGGCAAGGCCAAGGAGACCTACAAGCCGGACGCGCCGACTCCTGGCGCATCGGAAGGGCGGCCGGACGGCAACAAAGTTGCCAAGAAGGGGAAATACGCCGACGCGGCCACCGCTCGAGTGCAGGAGTCCATCGAGCACTGCCTCGCCGATGCGCAGGCCCGGGCCGTCCTTCGTGAAGAGAAGACCGAGGCGTGGTGGTCGGCGTTGATGTCGAGAAGCGCCGTCAAGCTCGACCTGCTCCGGACGAACGTCGCCGCGAAGAAAAGAAACACCGACCTGGCTTTCCTGCTGGGTGGGGCGGACATGCTCCAGAGCACCGACGAGGCGGTCAAGGCGTGGTACTTGGCGGAGCGCGGCCTCATCCTGAACCAGCTTCCCTCAACAagtccgccgccgccgacgccgacgcacacgccgccgccgccgccgccaagcccgcGTGACGCCTCCACGACGCCCAGCACAACCGAAGCCACGCCGACACCGCCCAGCACAGAGGCTGCTCCGACACCGCCAAGCCCGCGCACGCCAACTCTCCCGACGCCTGGGGCAGAGCCCGCCGAGTGATGCGTTGCGCACGCGAACTTCTGCCGCTCTATTTTTTTGTACGCCGAACTATGGCTTGCGATCGCCCGACTTATGGCGTCTTTTGTGAGCGGGAACGATCAAGTTCAATTTTTTCGCGTCCTGGAGGCGACCCCTGGGGACGTGACTGGGAGTTAGGTCGCCTTCAGGGGCCGAACTAGCGCTGGTTCATCTCCAGACGCTCTTTTTTAACGTTTGGGGGGCGAACGGCTTGAGATGCTCTAACTCGGTCAGCATCGGGGATTGGCTTTCCGTTGCACTGCGTCCTGGCTGAAACAATTAACTCGGTCAGCTGTGCAGACTAATAGCCAGAGATTGAGTCCCACCTCGGCACGTTTTTTTGGCCTCTGTGTGGGTCTCGTTTTTGGTTGGCTGGCTATGCATGAGAAAAGCTGTTCATGCAGGACCGTGACGAGCCCAGTTAGGCCTGTGTAATGATAGCATATGGATGTAGATGCTCTGTGATAAAAAAAATAGTTTGAGACATATGTGTTAATTTTTTCTTCCCAATGCAGGATATTACTAGTGAGCCTcatagaaaaaaataaaaagtaGACTCTCATTACGTATCCATCCCTACTCTCTACTCTACTTCAACTTTATTAGCTTCATGTATTGGATCATAATTTTTTTTCCAAACACCTCCTTCCTGCAGAGGATCCGGCTGCTCCATCCGAATCATCACCTTGGGCCATGCATTGTACATGACCTTATATACAATCATAGATGGGAAGCGATTGCATTTGCAGGAGGTACACAGTTCTGCTTAACAATTTCACCACTTGTATACTCTGCAAGTAAACGAAGCCGCTCACAAAGTCAGTGAGTGGACAACTACGTCAGAGCTTTTCCCTATTTTAATTCATCAGAGCTTCTTGTTTCGGAAGGAAAGGTCGCAAGATACAGAACCCCAATTCGAGTTGGCCTTTTGCATTCGGAAGGAAGGGGTCCGGATCCAAGCTCCGCGCGGGGAGCAAGACATGCCCACCTCCCACGCAGTACGAACCAAATAATCAATAACTCTGTCAGACTGTCATGGGCGCTAACCTCCATCGCCATGGACGTCAGGCATGGCGTATTACGCAGCTTAAGCTGCACCGCAAGGCAAGCCAAGCCAAGCCATGGGGACCCGGCCCGGCGCGTGATACAGTATATAGGCCCGCCATGCATCAAGACAGACACATCATCAGAGCATCCATCACTTCCCCACAGACCACGGACGGTCAGCCATGGATAAGGCATACATTGCCGTCCTCTCCTTCGCCTTCCTCTTCCTGCTCCACTACATTCTGGGCAAGAAGAGCGATGGCAGCAAGGGCGCCGCGCACCTCCCGCCGAGCCCCCCGGCCGTCCCGTTCCTCGGGCACCTCCACCTCGTGGAGAAGCCGCTGCACGCCGCGCTGTGCCGCCTCGGGGAGCGCTACGGCTCGGTCTTCTCGCTGCGGCTCGGCGCGCGCAACGCCGTGGTGGTCTCCTCGCCGGCGTGCGCCAGGGAGTGCTTCACGGACCACGACGTGGCCTTCGCCAACCGGCCCCAGTTCCCCTCGCAGATGCTCGTGTCCTACGGCGGCACCTCGCTCGTCAGCTCCAGCTACGGCCCGCACTGGCGCAACCTCCGCCGCGTCGCCGCCGTGCGGCTGCTCTCCGCGCACCGCGTCGCCGGCATGTCCGGCGTCATCGCCGCCGAGGTGAGCGCCATGGCGCGCCGCCTGTGCCGCGCCGCCGCGGCGTGCCCAGCCCGGGTGGAGCTCAAGCGGAGCCTGTTCGAGCTCTCCCTCAGCGTGCTCATGGAGACCATCGCGCGGACCAAGGGGACCCGGTCGGAGGCGGACGGCGACACGGACATGTCCCTGGAGGCGCAGGAGTTCAAGCAGGTGGTGGACGAGATCATCCCGCTCATCGGCGCCGCCAACGTGTGGGACTACCTGCCGGTGATGCGGTGGTTGGACGTGTCCGGCGTGAGGAGCCGGATCCTGGCCACGGTGAGCAGGAGGGACGCCTTCCTCCATCGGCTCATCGACGCCGAGCGGCGGaggatggaggagggcggcgacGAGGGCGAGAAGAAGAGCATGATCGCCGTGCTCCTCACTCTGCAGAAGACAGAGCCGGAGCTCTACACTGATCAGATGATCATCGCTCTGTGTGCGGTAAGTCCCTCTTCCACTTTGGTTGCTTCTCACACACCCGAGTACTTCAACTGTCGGTTTCTTCATTAAGGACATTGGCAATTTGGCATCATCAGTAGATTTTTGACTCGTTTAAGTCATCAGATAGCAACAACTCGACCAGAGTCATTATGTTAGTCCAGTACTCCACTTTTTATCTATCTTATAATATATCTAATCAGATAGTGGTCACTCAACGTAGGCGAGTAACACGGCCATGTCACTTAGCTGGATGAATCCCACTTCCCACGTGTTTATTTCTAGTAATTTAATTTTGGCCTTTTCCCACTCTCGAGTACTTGACGTTAAGGCTCTCTTTGTCTTTGTAGGATTTGTGCAGTATTCTACTAAATCTTTGAATTTTTTTACTCAATAAGTCTCGAACGTTCCGAATTTAAGCATGTCATCCCGAATGTTTTTCAATAGCAACTTTAGTTGCTGCAAGGTGACAGTTTTAGTTGTTAACCCATGACAACTCTATCCCAGTTCGTTTTTTATCAGAAAATTGCCATGTTTGTCAACCTCGCCGTAACTAAGGTTGCCATGAAAAAGGTTCGGATAGTCATGCTTACAATTTGAATGTTCGGGATTTATCTATTCCAGTTTTTTTATGAATCTGCTTCCAATATTCTACGTACAAGAATATACTAAAATTCATTCTCTACAATAATTCATTGCAGAATATGTTTGTGGCCGGAACGGAGACCACCTCAAGCACGATCGAATGGGCAATGTCGCTCCTGCTGAACCATCCGGCGGCGCTCAACAAGGCCCAGGCTGAGATGGACGCGTCCATCGGGACCTCCCGCATGGTCACCGCCGATGACGTGCCCCGCCTCAGCTACCTCCAGTGCATCATCAGCGAGACGCTACGCCTGTACCCGGCggcgccgctgctgctgccgcaCGAGTCCTCCGCCGACTGCAAGGTCGGCGGCTACGACGTGCCGAGCGGCACGATGCTGATCGTGAACGCGTACGCCATCCACAGGGACCCGGCCGTGTGGGAGGACCCGACGGCGTTCCGGCCGGAGCGGTTCGAGGACGGCAAGGGCGACGGGCTGCTGCTGATGCCGTTCGGGATGGGCCGGCGGAGGTGCCCCGGCGAGGCGCTGGCGCTGCAGACGGTCGGGGTGGTTCTCGGGACGCTGGTGCAGTGCTTCAACTGGGAACGGGTGGACGGGGTGGAGGTGGACATGACGGAGGGGGTCGGGATCACCATGCCCAAGGCCGTGGCTTTGGAGGCCGTGTGTAGGCCGCGCGCGGCCATGCACGATGTCCTTCAGAAGCTCTGAGGATGGAACTTCTTGGCATCACTTGTGTACAGTAGTTTCCAGTAGCATCGTGTCGTATGCATGGCTTGATaccgttttgatgtaccgaataaACTTGTTGCGACTTCAGAGCATAATAACCTTGCCATCATCTGTGATTTCTTGCACAAGCTAGGGTCTTTGTATAGTCTATCATAATGATTATCCCTAGGGCAACTCCAATAGCACGACACATTTGATCCGCACATGTCTGGATAGAAACGCCAGCCCAATGTGCAGACGCAAATCCAGATCACGTCCGTTCGGGATCCGTCTGAGCGCATTTTGAGCCCGAACTTACCTTTGATTTGTGTCTACAAAGACATGAGATGGACACGTCACGCATCCTTTTGGTGTCCGTCTCGGGCACGCGTGGTGGTCAACCAACCAACGTTGCGGTCGTGACCCGCACGGCAACCACTGGAATCGTCCAGGCCACGTCCTTTTAAATTGGCAAGCGTGCGGGAAAGGGGGCGGCCTCACCCATTTCTCCTTTCTCACTCCAGTCAACATCTGAGCACGCGTGTTTCCTCGCCAGCTGACACAAACCCTAGTCCGCCAGCATCGCAAGGGAGTTCTTCAGCAAAGGTGGCAAGCATGGCAAGCACAAGCATAAGGTCGGCTCATCGTGAGGCCCGCCAACTTCACCTTGGCACCACGATAGTGGTAGGGGGCATCACGGCCACGTGACCGGCTGTACATCCCGGTGCACCGCACACGGTACCACTGGGAGTACCGCGTCCCGCTTCCGTGGCCGGACGTCAATCTCTTGCACGAGTGGCACCTCGACCCCTACCACATTCCGGTGTCGCCCATGCCGCAATCTAAGCGTGGCACGGTCGAGATCCGCAACCGGCGTCTCTCCTCATGCCAGAGCAACGCCGTGATCCAACGTACACGCCCCGCTCCTCGAATTGGGATGTCTGGTTCGCGACTGAGCATGACGTGCGCCGCCGTCCAAATCGACGCCTgccctccaccgccgccgtcggCGGTGAGGCATGAGGACGAGGATGAGGAGGCAACATTCCTGAAGTCACTGGAGGAGGCGATCTAGCGCGCCATCGAGGAGTCCCAATGCGAGAAGGACGCCGATGGGTTGGCCTAGAGGAGGCGCTCCAGCTTTCGACAGCCGGTGACCAGGTCTACCCATTGCCACCACCGACACCGCCCGCACACGCGCTAGTGTTGGACACGTGCCAGTGGGTGGGCTCGTGTGGGAGTGGGCCTCTGCGCCGTCCGTTTGGCTGGGCGCgacggagaaggaggaggacgc
Protein-coding sequences here:
- the LOC125510664 gene encoding cytochrome P450 81Q32-like, producing the protein MDKAYIAVLSFAFLFLLHYILGKKSDGSKGAAHLPPSPPAVPFLGHLHLVEKPLHAALCRLGERYGSVFSLRLGARNAVVVSSPACARECFTDHDVAFANRPQFPSQMLVSYGGTSLVSSSYGPHWRNLRRVAAVRLLSAHRVAGMSGVIAAEVSAMARRLCRAAAACPARVELKRSLFELSLSVLMETIARTKGTRSEADGDTDMSLEAQEFKQVVDEIIPLIGAANVWDYLPVMRWLDVSGVRSRILATVSRRDAFLHRLIDAERRRMEEGGDEGEKKSMIAVLLTLQKTEPELYTDQMIIALCANMFVAGTETTSSTIEWAMSLLLNHPAALNKAQAEMDASIGTSRMVTADDVPRLSYLQCIISETLRLYPAAPLLLPHESSADCKVGGYDVPSGTMLIVNAYAIHRDPAVWEDPTAFRPERFEDGKGDGLLLMPFGMGRRRCPGEALALQTVGVVLGTLVQCFNWERVDGVEVDMTEGVGITMPKAVALEAVCRPRAAMHDVLQKL